The proteins below come from a single Clupea harengus chromosome 21, Ch_v2.0.2, whole genome shotgun sequence genomic window:
- the fhl2b gene encoding four and a half LIM domains protein 2b: protein MSERYDCHYCKESLFGKKYVLREENPYCVKCYESLYSNTCEECKKPIGCNSRDLSYKDRHWHEDCFHCFKCSRTLVDKPFSTKDEQLLCTECYSNEYSSKCFDCKKTIMPGSRKMEHKGNSWHETCFSCQRCQQPIGTKSFIPKENHNYCVPCYEKQFAMQCVQCKKPITTGGVTYHEQPWHKDCFLCTGCKQQLSGQRFTSRDDFAYCLNCFCNLYAKKCASCTTPISGLGGSKYISFEERQWHNDCFNCKKCSVSLVGRGFLTERDDIMCPDCGKEI from the exons ATGTCTGAGCGCTATGATTGCCACTACTGCAAGGAGTCCCTGTTTGGGAAGAAGTATGTGCTGCGTGAAGAGAACCCATACTGTGTCAAGTGCTACGAGAGCCTCTACTCCAACACCTGTGAGGAATGCAAGAAGCCCATTGGCTGCAACAGCAGG GATCTGTCCTACAAGGACCGCCACTGGCACGAAGACTGCTTCCACTGCTTCAAGTGCAGCCGTACGCTGGTGGACAAGCCCTTCTCCACCAAAGATGAGCAGCTCCTGTGCACCGAGTGCTACTCCAACGAGTACTCCTCCAAATGTTTCGACTGCAAGAAGACCATCATGCCAG gCTCCAGGAAGATGGAGCATAAGGGCAACAGCTGGCATGAAACATGCTTCAGCTGCCAACGCTGCCAGCAGCCCATTGGCACCAAGAGTTTCATCCCAAAGGAAAACCACAACTACTGCGTGCCCTGCTATGAGAAGCAGTTTGCCATGCAGTGTGTGCAATGCAAAAAG CCAATCACCACGGGTGGAGTGACCTATCATGAGCAGCCGTGGCACAAAGACTGCTTCCTGTGCACTGGCTGTAAGCAGCAGCTGTCTGGGCAGCGCTTCACCTCCCGAGATGACTTTGCCTACTGCCTCAACTGCTTCTGCAACCTGTATGCCAAGAAGTGTGCCTCCTGCACCACCCCCATCAGTG GTCTTGGTGGGAGTAAGTACATCTCCTTCGAGGAGCGCCAGTGGCACAATGACTGCTTTAACTGCAAGAAGTGCTCCGTGTCCCTGGTGGGACGTGGCTTCCTGACGGAGAGAGATGACATCATGTGTCCAGACTGTGGCAAAGAAATCTGA
- the tgfbrap1 gene encoding transforming growth factor-beta receptor-associated protein 1 homolog → MSVKAFELVPVVERELLTGDKARINIECLECCGKYLYVGTNDCFIHHFLLEEQTIAKGSVVYLSQKLQQKHLGLKKAVSELKAASALERLIVLCDATIYVHDMLSLEVVPSGSAKIKGVLSFCVNENPVSADPFCVELGVISSRRRAVQIYTVHEDRVQLVKELGTPQQPCALSLDGYFLCLALTSQYMILNYSTGASQDLFPYDSEERKPIIKRIGREEFLLAAPGGLGMFANAEGMSQRAPVNWSEDVVGAAVCFPYVVALDEGFVTVHSMLDQQLKQTLSFRDGHILQDFEGKLVLASTKAVYMLVPLPLERQIQDLLAGNRVDEALTLTEGARRNIPKDRFQILHKRILQQAGFIQFGQLQFLEAKEHFRKGQLDVRELISLYPLLLPASSSFARCHPPLHPFADLNQLTQGDQEKVQRCKRFLISYLHEERSSEGQNGVREEVDTALLKLYAEADHESLLDLLASDNACLLADSAPWLEKHHKYFALGLLYHYNGQDASAVQWWVRVVDGDLQDPTRSDLFEYVVDFLSFCPNLDLVWKHADWALKREQKIGAQIFTKRPVDGDQGSKMNPEDVVTYLQKHSHALVLYLEHLVLDQHVQKEKFHSQLALLYTERVLALLSQPSSPAQALSQARSKLQRLLKESTLYRVQMLLGKIDGVDQLLVEQATLRGRLGEHERALHILVHQLQDRSAAEDYCSWAATPQEPALGQQLFHLLLATYLDPDVPGGVDSVAAVDLLNRHGNMFDAVRVLGILPEGWSLQLLRPFLTAAVRKNAHEQRTAQVALGLARSENLQLLHDRLKTRGGPVVVSEKKGCQLCHNTFSEPDCVCLPGGVPVHTHCAAQRLRDSPTKRRLENGSDHT, encoded by the exons ATGAGCGTGAAGGCCTTTGAGCTGGTGCCCGTGGTGGAGCGTGAGCTCCTGACTGGGGACAAGGCACGCATCAACATCGAGTGCCTGGAGTGCTGTGGCAAGTACCTGTACGTGGGCACCAACGACTGCTTCATCCACCACTTCCTCCTGGAGGAGCAGACCATAGCCAAAGGCAGCGTGGTCTACCTGTCTCAGAAGCTCCAGCAGAAACACCTGGGACTGAAGAAAGCTGTGTCTGAGCTGAAGGCTGCCTCCGCGCTCGAGCGCCTCATCGTGCTCTGCGATGCCACCATCTACGTCCATGACATGCTCTCCTTGGAGGTGGTGCCGTCGGGCAGCGCCAAGATCAAGGGCGTGCTGTCCTTCTGCGTCAACGAGAACCCGGTGAGCGCCGACCCCTTCTGCGTGGAGCTGGGCGTGATCTCGTCCCGGCGCCGAGCGGTGCAGATCTACACGGTGCACGAGGACCGCGTGCAGCTGGTGAAGGAGCTCGGCACGCCGCAGCAGCCCTGCGCCCTCAGCCTGGACGGCTACTTCCTGTGCCTGGCGCTCACGTCGCAGTACATGATCCTCAACTACAGTACAGGCGCCTCGCAAGACCTGTTCCCCTACGACAGCGAGGAGCGCAAGCCCATCATCAAGAGGATCGGCCGGGAGGAGTTTCTCCTAGCAGCCCCTGGAGGACTGG GTATGTTTGCCAATGCAGAGGGGATGTCCCAGCGTGCCCCAGTGAACTGGTCTGAGGATGTGGTTGGGGCAGCGGTGTGCTTCCCCTACGTGGTGGCCCTGGATGAAGGCTTCGTGACGGTACACAGCATGCTGGACCAGCAGCTCAAGCAGACCCTCTCATTCAGGGATGGACACATACTGCAGGACTTTGAAG GCAAGCTGGTGTTGGCTTCCACAAAAGCAGTCTACATGTTGGTGCCATTACCTCTGGAGAGACAGATCCAGGACCTGCTGGCTGGGAACAGAGTGGATGAGGCACTTACTCTAACAGAGGGAGCGCGGCGAAACATACCCAAAGACAGGTTCCAG attTTGCACAAAAGAATTCTACAGCAAGCAGGATTCATCCAGTTTGGACAGCTTCAGTTTTTAGAAGCAAAAGAACATTTTAG aaaAGGTCAGCTTGATGTGCGGGAGCTCATCTCTCTGTACCCGCTGCTGCTGCCCGCCTCCTCCTCATTCGCCCGCTGCCATCCGCCGCTGCACCCGTTTGCTGACCTCAACCAGCTGACGCAGGGCGACCAGGAGAAGGTCCAGCGCTGCAAGCGCTTCCTCATCAGCTACCTGCACGAGGAGCGCAGCAGCGAGGGCCAGAACGGCGTCCGCGAGGAGGTGGACACGGCCCTGCTCAAGCTCTACGCCGAGGCCGACCACGAGAGCCTGCTGGACCTGCTGGCCTCCGACAATGCATGTCTGCTTGCAGACAGCGCCCCCTGGCTAGAGAAACACCACAA ATACTTTGCACTCGGGCTTCTGTATCACTATAATGGCCAGGATGCTTCAGCTGTACAG TGGTGGGTGCGGGTTGTGGACGGTGACCTGCAGGACCCCACCCGCTCAGACCTGTTTGAGTATGTGGTGGACTTCCTAAGCTTCTGCCCCAACCTGGATCTGGTCTGGAAGCATGCTGACTGGGCCctgaagagagagcagaag atAGGGGCCCAGATATTCACCAAGAGGCCAGTGGACGGGGACCAGGGAAGTAAGATGAACCCAGAGGACGTGGTCACATACCTGCAGAAGCACAGTCACGCTCTCGTCCTCTACCTGGAGCACCTGGTGCTGGACCAGCACGTACAG AAGGAGAAGTTCCACTCTCAGTTGGCGCTGCTCTACACAGAGCGTGTGTTGGCCCTGCTCTCCCAGCCCTCCTCCCCAGCCCAGGCCCTCAGCCAGGCCCGCTCCAAACTACAGCGCCTGCTCAAGGAGTCCACCCTCTACCGGGTTCAGATGCTACTAG GGAAGATAGACGGCGTGGATCAGCTGCTGGTGGAGCAGGCCACCCTGCGTGGCCGTCTGGGGGAGCACGAGCGGGCGCTCCACATCCTGGTGCACCAGCTGCAGGACCGCTCGGCCGCGGAGGACTACTGCAGCTGGGCGGCCACCCCTCAGGAGCCCGCTCTGGGCCAGCAGCTCTTCCACCTGCTCCTGGCCACCTACCTGGACCCTGACGTCCCGGGGGGGGTGGACAGCGTGGCGGCCGTGGACCTGCTCAATCGCCACGGCAACATGTTCGATGCGGTGCGCGTCCTGGGGATCCTCCCCGAGGGCTGGTCCCTGCAGCTGCTCCGCCCGTTCCTGACCGCGGCCGTCCGGAAGAATGCCCACGAACAGCGCACTGCCCAGGTGGCTCTGGGCCTGGCACGCTCGGAGAACCTCCAGCTCCTGCATGACCGG ctcaAGACCCGCGGAGGCCCGGTGGTGGTGTCGGAGAAGAAGGGATGCCAGCTGTGCCACAACACCTTCAGCGAGCCCGACTGCGTGTGCCTGCCTGGCGGCGTGcccgtccacacacactgtgccgcCCAGCGTCTGCGGGACTCCCCCACCAAGAGGCGCCTGGAGAACGGCAGCGACCACACATGA
- the LOC105896540 gene encoding alcohol dehydrogenase 1-like: MNWLTPPSTGQHYLKQRRSPSVSLLTQTELQTSLFTLHNKTMATAGKVIKCHAAVAWKPNAPLVIEEIEVAPPQKHEIRIKVIATGVCHTDLYHLFEGKHEEGFPAVLGHEGAGIVESVGPGVTDFKPGDTVIPLFISQCGECRFCKHPKSNMCERSWTTLSTGIMAEKDSRFTCRGKVIFQFMGTSTFSEYTVLNQISVAKICDDARLDRVCLLGCGVATGYGAAINTAQVTRGSVCAVFGLGGVGLAAVMGCRNAGASRIIGVDINEDKFGKARALGATDCVNPKKHSKPISEVLSEMTNGGVDFSLECVGNVAVMRSALESCVRGWGVSVMVGWTDLDDFSARPIQLIAGKTWKGSLFGGFKGKDAVPKLVLDYKSGRINLDEFVTHTMPLDKVNDSIELMKTGKCIRTVLNVSPK; the protein is encoded by the exons ATGAATTGGCTGACCCCTCCCAGCACAGGGCAACACTATTTAAAACAGAGAcgttccccctctgtctctcttctcaccCAGACAGAGCTGCAAACCTCTCTATTCACTCTCCACAACAAAACAATGGCAACGGCTGGAAAA GTGATTAAGTGCCATGCTGCTGTGGCTTGGAAACCCAACGCTCCTCTTGTGATAGAGGAGATTGAAGTGGCTCCTCCCCAGAAACACGAAATACGAATAAAG GTGAtagccacaggtgtgtgtcacACTGACCTGTACCACCTGTTTGAGGGGAAGCATGAGGAGGGCTTCCCCGCTGTGCTGGGCCATGAGGGGGCAGGGATCGTAGAGAGTGTGGGTCCTGGAGTCACTGACTTTAAACCAG GTGACACCGTgatccctctcttcatctctcagtGTGGGGAATGCAGATTTTGCAAGCATCCCAAATCCAACATGTGTGAACGAAGCTG GACAACTTTGAGTACTGGCATCATGGCAGAAAAAGACTCCCGCTTCACCTGCAGAGGAAAAGTGATCTTCCAGTTCATGGGGACTAGCACATTCTCCGAGTACACAGTTCTTAATCAAATCTCCGTGGCAAAGATCTGTGATGACGCCAGGCTGGACAGAGTGTGTCTGCTGGGTTGTGGGGTTGCAACGGGGTATGGGGCTGCCATAAACActgcccag gttaccagaggatctgtgtgtgcagtgtttggtCTGGGTGGAGTGGGCCTTGCTGCAGTGATGGGCTGTAGGAATGCTGGTGCCTCCAGAATCATTGGTGTGGATATCAACGAGGACAAGTTTGGAAAGGCCCGCGCACTTGGAGCCACTGATTGTGTGAACCCAAAGAAGCACTCAAAACCCATCAGTGAAGTCCTGTCTGAGATGACAAATGGAGGGGTGGACTTCTCCTTGGAGTGTGTGGGCAACGTGGCCGTTATG CGCAGTGCACTGGAGTcgtgtgtgaggggctggggCGTGAGTGTGATGGTGGGTTGGACTGATCTGGACGACTTCTCTGCTCGGCCCATCCAGCTCATCGCTGGGAAAACTTGGAAGGGCTCTCTTTTTGGAG GATTCAAAGGCAAAGACGCTGTTCCAAAGCTTGTTCTTGACTACAAGTCTGGCAGGATCAATCTGGATGAGTTTGTGACCCACACCATGCCCTTGGACAAGGTCAATGATTCCATTGAACTCATGAAAACAGGAAAATG CATCCGCACAGTCCTGAACGTGTCCCCAAaataa